The Gaiellales bacterium genomic sequence TCGCCGACGAACATCCCGCACGCCCCCGTCCAGAGAAGCAGCGACATCACCCGCGGCTTCGTGAGCGTGAGGTAGTCGCGCCACGGCGCCGCGGGCACCGGCTCGCCGCGCAGGGTCGCGGCCGTGCCGGCGACCGCCGCCGCCAGCGCCAGCGACGCCACGGCGACGTGCAGCCAGTGCAGGGCAGGGCTCGGCGAGGCCAGCGCGACCGCGCCGCCGAGGGCGATCTCGGCCAGGAGCAGCGCGAGCGCGGCGAACCACAGCCGGCGTAGGTGGGGGTGGGCGAACCAGGCCGCGAGCGCCATCGCGAGGATGGGCGCCAGGGCGACGAGCGCGAGCGCGCGGTGGGCACCGCCGAGGTGGAGGGCGCCGCTGGCCACGACGAGGGCTGTGGCCGCGGAGGCGCCGGCCCCGGTGAGCCGAAGCCACGGCCCGGGACGCACGCCGGAGTCCTGGAGGGGGCGACGCACGGCTAGAGAAGATATACGACGGTGTAGAGCACGATCCAGACGACGTCGACGAAGTGCCAGTAGAGGCCGGTCACCTCGAGACCCATGTGCTGGCCGGCGGAGTAGTGGCCGCGGATCGACCGGATGAACGCGATGGTGAGCAGCGTCGCGCCCACGAAGACGTGGAACCCGTGCAGGCCGGTCAGCGAGAAGAACCCCGACGTGAACGCGTCGGTGCCCGGCGTGAAGCCCAGGTGCAGGTACTCGTGCACCTGCAGGGCCAGGAACGTCAGGCCCATGAGCAGCGTCAGGCCGAGCCCGCAGATCAGGCCGAAGCGGCGGTTGCGCTTGATCGAGACGAGCGCCCAGTGCATCGTGAACGACGAGGAGACCAGGATCGCCGTGTTGACCCCGGTCGGCCCCTTCGGCACCTCGATCCCGGCCGGCGGCCACGGGCTGTGCGTGAACCGCAGGTAGAAGAAGACCGTGAAGAACGAGCCGAAGAGCATGATCTCCGACCCCAGGAACATGATCATCCCCAGGAAGATCGGCGATCGCAGCAGGCTGTCGTGGTACGCCGAGACCGGCGCGGCCTCGTGCCCGTTGCCGTGCCCGTCGATCGTGGCCGCGGTTGCGCTCACGCGGCGACTCCAGTCTCCGCATGGGCGGGGAGGGGTGCGGGGAACCGGGAGGTTCCCGGCGCTTCCAGAAGAAGGGGGCCCGCGGGGGAAACCTGGTTTTCCCCGCGAACGCGAGCCGGACGGCGAGCGTTGCTCACGAAGTGGTGGTCTC encodes the following:
- a CDS encoding cytochrome c oxidase subunit 3, translating into MSATAATIDGHGNGHEAAPVSAYHDSLLRSPIFLGMIMFLGSEIMLFGSFFTVFFYLRFTHSPWPPAGIEVPKGPTGVNTAILVSSSFTMHWALVSIKRNRRFGLICGLGLTLLMGLTFLALQVHEYLHLGFTPGTDAFTSGFFSLTGLHGFHVFVGATLLTIAFIRSIRGHYSAGQHMGLEVTGLYWHFVDVVWIVLYTVVYLL